A section of the Bacteroidota bacterium genome encodes:
- a CDS encoding SDR family oxidoreductase: MKKISYMIFYEKKVTIVTGASSGIGKASAIEFAKQGSNLVIVARDEKRLIDTESQCKIFGVEVLVVKADVSKEVDCKRIINSTIKKFDRIDVLVNNAGISMRALFGNTDLSVLKKVMDVNFWGTVYCTKFALPYLLKTNGSVVGVISTAGFRGLPGRTAYSASKFAINGFLETLRTEYLKTGLHVLIVAPGFTSSNIRVTALTGDGSKQGCTPKDESRMMTPEGVAKKLVRSVKKQKKYLIMTSMGRAVYVLNKFFPRSMDTLVYWYFSRENDSPFK; this comes from the coding sequence ATGAAAAAGATAAGCTACATGATATTTTATGAAAAAAAAGTAACAATTGTAACGGGTGCTTCATCAGGGATTGGAAAAGCATCTGCTATTGAATTTGCTAAGCAGGGTAGCAATCTTGTAATAGTAGCTCGGGATGAAAAACGATTAATAGATACTGAATCTCAGTGTAAAATATTTGGCGTTGAAGTATTAGTTGTGAAAGCTGATGTTTCCAAAGAAGTGGATTGTAAAAGGATAATTAATAGCACAATAAAAAAATTTGATAGAATTGATGTTTTGGTAAATAATGCAGGAATATCAATGCGAGCATTATTTGGAAATACCGACTTATCAGTACTAAAAAAGGTTATGGATGTAAACTTCTGGGGAACAGTTTATTGTACAAAATTTGCTTTGCCATATCTTCTTAAAACTAATGGTTCGGTAGTAGGTGTTATTTCAACTGCGGGATTTAGAGGCTTGCCAGGAAGAACTGCTTATTCAGCTTCTAAATTTGCAATTAATGGATTTTTAGAAACTTTAAGAACTGAATATTTAAAAACAGGATTGCATGTACTAATTGTTGCACCAGGATTTACATCTTCAAATATACGTGTTACAGCTCTTACGGGAGACGGTAGTAAACAAGGTTGCACACCAAAGGATGAAAGTAGAATGATGACTCCGGAAGGAGTAGCAAAAAAATTAGTACGTTCAGTTAAAAAACAAAAAAAATATTTGATAATGACTTCAATGGGTCGTGCTGTTT
- a CDS encoding LysM peptidoglycan-binding domain-containing protein, translating into MMNKTFRTTLFLGVILIFLNSCSSSKKVTTTKYVDPYQGKTINDLNVTDRYIKTYRDVAIKEMNRARVPASITLGQGILESGNGNSYLASKGNNHFGIKCKGNWNGEKIYFDDDEKNECFRKYKSANASFKDHSEFLKNNKRYSDLFKLDSKDYKAWAIGLKKAGYATRRNYAELLIGVIEKHQLYIYDEQAVENMVASSEGLYKEFDYNKINATKVYAGDTYKKIASIKDIDLQSLLEYNDLSEDRSLKKGEIIYLGKKRSKAKESFHIIKNEDRMYSVSQDYGLRLNKLYEYNLIEEGDEPAIGEIIYLRSQRKKSPEVRIIVDLPVEKKKEKVVIAENNDETKIESPKKEVVNKEINNEQGDVIIIESSNNSEKKENEIVINDNTAFEEVSVKSEVDKKEIVKGESVNDVLNEIEKNDNQVEIEIDVVEKPTKNSNGNVEMSGVNFHFVKKGETLFSISKLHNVDVDEIKEWNKLSKAVLSIGDTLIIKAKGQKIAEKPKTEITIKETKKPENTNAVAEETSVGGDLGIVHIVKDGESLYTISRKYEKTIIDIISLNKLEEYELTTGQRLVIELPKGAKTASNDPFIHDVVKKANIESGKTESYHEVKKGETLYSISRQYKMTVSKLKSINNLATNNLRLGQKLAVEGVTKTNNLKSTTKSTTKSATKYHTVQRDDTLYSISRKYNITVNKLKELNSLQGNLVRIGQKLIIEK; encoded by the coding sequence TTCTTGTAGCTCATCTAAAAAAGTTACAACAACTAAATATGTTGACCCTTATCAAGGGAAAACTATTAATGACCTTAATGTTACAGATAGGTATATTAAAACATACAGAGATGTGGCAATTAAAGAAATGAATCGTGCAAGAGTTCCTGCAAGTATTACACTAGGGCAGGGGATTTTAGAATCAGGAAATGGTAATAGCTATCTTGCTTCAAAAGGGAATAATCATTTTGGGATAAAGTGTAAAGGTAATTGGAATGGAGAAAAAATATACTTTGACGATGACGAAAAAAATGAATGCTTTAGAAAATATAAATCAGCAAATGCTTCTTTTAAAGATCATTCTGAATTTTTGAAAAACAATAAAAGATATAGCGACTTGTTTAAGCTTGATTCTAAGGATTATAAGGCATGGGCAATAGGTTTGAAAAAAGCAGGATATGCAACGCGAAGAAACTATGCTGAATTGCTAATAGGTGTTATTGAAAAACACCAACTATATATTTATGATGAACAAGCTGTTGAAAATATGGTTGCAAGTTCGGAAGGTCTGTATAAAGAATTTGACTACAATAAAATTAATGCAACAAAGGTTTATGCGGGAGATACTTACAAGAAAATTGCAAGTATTAAAGATATTGATTTACAAAGCTTACTTGAATACAATGACCTTAGTGAAGACAGAAGTCTTAAAAAAGGTGAAATAATTTATTTAGGAAAAAAGAGATCAAAAGCTAAAGAATCATTTCACATTATCAAAAATGAGGATAGAATGTATAGTGTTTCTCAGGATTATGGATTAAGATTAAATAAATTATATGAATATAATCTTATTGAAGAAGGTGATGAGCCTGCAATTGGTGAAATTATTTATTTGAGAAGTCAAAGAAAAAAATCACCGGAAGTAAGAATAATTGTGGATTTGCCTGTAGAAAAAAAGAAAGAAAAAGTTGTAATTGCTGAAAATAATGATGAAACAAAAATTGAATCTCCAAAAAAAGAAGTGGTAAATAAAGAAATAAATAATGAGCAAGGAGATGTTATTATTATTGAATCATCAAATAACTCAGAGAAAAAAGAAAATGAAATTGTTATAAATGATAATACAGCTTTTGAAGAAGTTTCAGTAAAAAGCGAAGTAGATAAAAAGGAAATAGTAAAAGGTGAGAGCGTAAATGATGTATTAAATGAAATTGAAAAAAATGATAATCAGGTGGAGATAGAAATTGATGTTGTTGAAAAACCAACAAAGAATTCAAATGGAAACGTTGAAATGTCGGGAGTGAATTTTCATTTTGTTAAAAAAGGAGAAACATTATTTTCTATATCAAAATTGCACAATGTAGATGTTGATGAAATAAAAGAATGGAATAAATTGTCAAAGGCTGTTTTAAGTATTGGAGATACCCTTATAATTAAGGCAAAAGGTCAGAAGATTGCAGAAAAACCAAAAACTGAGATTACCATAAAAGAAACAAAAAAGCCTGAAAATACTAATGCTGTTGCAGAAGAAACATCTGTTGGTGGGGATTTAGGAATTGTACATATTGTAAAAGATGGAGAGTCTCTTTATACTATTTCACGAAAATATGAAAAAACAATTATTGATATTATTTCTTTGAATAAACTTGAAGAATATGAATTGACAACAGGGCAGAGGTTGGTAATTGAGTTGCCTAAAGGTGCAAAAACAGCTTCTAATGATCCCTTTATCCATGATGTTGTTAAAAAAGCAAATATTGAATCGGGAAAAACAGAAAGTTATCATGAAGTAAAAAAAGGAGAAACTTTGTATTCAATTTCACGTCAGTATAAAATGACTGTTAGTAAACTAAAAAGTATTAATAATCTTGCAACTAATAATTTAAGATTAGGACAAAAACTAGCTGTTGAAGGAGTTACTAAAACTAACAATCTGAAATCAACAACAAAATCAACAACAAAATCTGCAACCAAATATCATACAGTTCAACGTGATGATACATTGTATTCAATTTCCAGAAAGTATAATATTACAGTTAATAAACTAAAGGAGTTGAATTCATTACAAGGGAATCTTGTTCGTATTGGACAAAAGTTGATAATTGAAAAATAA